In Cyanobacteriota bacterium, the sequence TTACAAGACCTGTATTAATTATCTTAAGCTCAATTTCAACTTTCAGTTGATTCTTGCTAATTCAATTGATAGGAAATTGATATAGATGGCTCCAGTGAAGGATCATGGATGGGCAGTTCAGTCTTTCAAGTGATTCCTTGACTCTAGGCTAACAAATGTGAACCTTTAGGGAGTTTTTGATGGAAATTCTACTCAGAAATCCCTGCTAGGTTCTTACCCTTAGGACTTTCCTAACTAGATAGATCACTGTTGTGGAATCATCTCCTGATTCTGCAATGTTGGCGTTGCCATCATCAAAGGCCATTCTCGTCATCAGCTCTGTTCATTAATAGAGGTCTGATGATAGAGGTGCTATTGCCTATTAATCATTGGAGTCTATCTATGGAATCTATTTAGGCAGTTTAGTCTATTTTCGGATGATTTATCTGGTGTGAATTTTATTGATTCTGATGGCATTGATTAAGCTGTCTAATTCCTAAGGGTTCGAGATTTTTCACCTAATTCATTCTGTAATTTCGTTTGGAGGATTTATGTCCCGTATTGTTCGATTTTCGTCTCGCCGTCAGTTTTTGCAGTTGGCTACAATGGCTGCGATCGCAACCCCCTTGATCAAAGGATGTGCAGGTAACCCACCTAGTGATACTGCCTCCCCTAGCCCAGCCGCGAGTCCAACGCCTAGCCCAGTAGTAGGTGAGGGAGACAAACCCGAAGTGACCAAGGTGACCCTGGGGTTCTTGCCGATCGTCGAATCAGCACCCCTGATTATCGCTAAAGAGAAGGGATTTTTTGCCAAATATGGCCTTACTGAGGCAGTGGTTGCCAAGCAAGCA encodes:
- a CDS encoding ABC transporter substrate-binding protein, which gives rise to MSRIVRFSSRRQFLQLATMAAIATPLIKGCAGNPPSDTASPSPAASPTPSPVVGEGDKPEVTKVTLGFLPIVESAPLIIAKEKGFFAKYGLTEAVVAKQANWPSARDNVVIGSERGGIDGGQWQMPMPYLISEGIITDGQKVPMYVLAQLN